GCCCGGAAGAGACGCTGCGCCGGTTGCGGGCGGCGGGCCCGGACGCCGGAATCGTTGAACACCACCACGTTTCCTTCGGCCCCGTCCTGCGGTCCCGCACCGGTTGGCTGCGTGCCTCCGGCCTGATCGAGGCGATGCCGAGAAGTAAGAGCTGGTGATCCTTCGGGCCGTACGACTCTGACAAGCGCCGCTGCCGCATAGTGGCCCGGCGCGTGGGGCCACTGCTGGTCGAAGGGCCGGTGGACGCCACGCTGGAGGACGGCACCACTGTCGCGTCCGACCGGTTCTGTGTCGCCCTGTGCACCTGTCGGCGCAGCCGCACCTACCCGTGGTGCGACACCAGTCATCGAACGTCCGAGCGGCCGAGACAGTCGGTCAGTGAGCCTTTTCCCTCTTCAGCTTGAGCTGGCCAGATGGAGGGTGAGGACGGCTTGAGGCTGGTGATTCGGGTCGTCGCGCAGCGGAGCCTGCGGGGGATCTCCCAGGACTTGAGGGTGGCGATGGCCTGTTCGACCAGGGCCCGGACCTTTGCGTGGGATCGGTTGACGGCCTGTTGACCGGCGGAGAGGCGGTCTCACCGGCCGCTGCAGGGGAGGCGGACCGTGCCGCCCGCGCCCTGGTAGCCCTTGTCCGCCCAGCAGGTGATGCCGGCTTCGGCGAGAGCGTCGATGATGCCGTGCTCGCGGGGTGAACCTACGTAGTCGATTACGTAGTTCTACTGGTCCCCCCGGAAGGCAGCGTTGGGAGACTCGCCCCATGAGCTTCCTGACGGAGCCGTGGTGTCACGCCGGGGAGCTTGGTGCCTCCCTACCGGGCAACCGTCGCCGGCCGTCCAACGGGGAGCGAACGCTGTCTAGTCAATAGAGCCCAGCTGAACGTTGGAGAGTTCTCCGTCGGTTTCCAAGATGCGTGTCCTTCTGGGCATGCTCGTGCTCCTGGCGCTGGCCATCGGCGCCATCGCCCTGCTCGCGGCCATGAAAGCCGATGCCGTCTGGTTTTCTACTACAGCGCCCTGCTCACGGGGCAACAGAAGGTCCGCCCGCCCGGCTCATCCGGGTGCCGTCGAGCAGCCAGTCTGCAACCTTCCTGCTCAACTGATCGGGGCCATGGCTGACCGCCGCCGCCCATGTCGGGCGGCAGTCCATGAGAGGGAGAGGCAGGCGTGGGGTGTGCCGGGACGACGAACGGGATTATCAGCGCGTCTCCGCCTGGTGTTCGCGCATTCTGACGTTTCTGTCGGACTGTGAGCTGTCTCCAACCTCACCTGTCGGATGGGCAGTTGGCCTGACGGACGGATGAAGCCCCTGCTAGATGGGGTTTCGACCAAGAGAACCGTCTCGATCAGAGGCTTCGTATGCTTGTCTACCCATCCGGCGTCGACGTGTCCAGCTCTGCCCTGCGCTTCCTCACTGCCCGCCTGAGGGAACACCGTCGTGTTCTCGGCACCCGATGGCGGCGCCTGAGCACGGGCCGGCAGGCCCTGCTCGCCC
This portion of the Streptomyces mirabilis genome encodes:
- a CDS encoding CDGSH iron-sulfur domain-containing protein, whose amino-acid sequence is MVARRVGPLLVEGPVDATLEDGTTVASDRFCVALCTCRRSRTYPWCDTSHRTSERPRQSVSEPFPSSA